The following are from one region of the Carnobacterium gallinarum DSM 4847 genome:
- a CDS encoding dihydrodipicolinate synthase family protein gives MYDLKNDYHIAVPTAFYNDEILNITDTLEHIIYLQNHGIHSVLVCGSTGEQHSLTVDEKIALLTALETETRLHPDFEIIFGVASIRQKEAILLAESIHSSTKISGILLGFPPYILPSQKEAMSYVNTLSNILGKPIILYNNPKRIGFNLATDSLIELAKNPAIIGIKEAGERNRIPDVLSFISRKFSVYAGGEIELKEKIHLGFTRLSSIAGNLYPQEVEQWFNALRNGSNGEFSKQAELDQLFKDCPLTN, from the coding sequence ATGTATGATCTAAAAAATGACTATCATATTGCTGTTCCAACAGCATTTTACAACGATGAAATACTAAATATAACCGATACCCTTGAACACATTATTTATTTACAAAATCATGGTATTCATTCTGTTTTAGTTTGTGGTTCAACAGGAGAACAGCATAGTTTAACAGTAGACGAAAAGATTGCCCTTTTAACTGCATTGGAAACTGAAACAAGACTTCATCCAGATTTTGAAATTATCTTCGGTGTAGCAAGTATTCGACAAAAAGAAGCTATTCTTTTAGCAGAATCTATTCATTCATCAACTAAAATTTCTGGAATTTTATTGGGCTTTCCTCCCTACATTTTACCAAGTCAAAAAGAAGCTATGAGCTATGTAAATACTTTGTCTAACATCCTTGGGAAGCCAATTATTCTCTATAATAATCCCAAACGCATAGGATTTAATTTAGCAACAGATTCTTTGATTGAATTAGCAAAAAATCCAGCAATTATCGGGATTAAAGAAGCTGGAGAACGAAATCGAATTCCTGATGTGCTTTCATTCATTAGTCGAAAATTTTCTGTCTATGCAGGCGGAGAGATTGAACTTAAAGAAAAAATTCATTTAGGATTTACTCGCTTGTCTTCTATTGCTGGAAATCTATATCCTCAAGAAGTCGAACAATGGTTTAATGCTCTAAGGAATGGCTCTAATGGCGAATTCTCTAAGCAAGCTGAACTGGATCAGCTTTTTAAGGATTGTCCTTTAACCAACTAA
- a CDS encoding glycosyltransferase, translating into MKEFKKIKIDLVAVPFSGHLYPLLELASPFLEDERYEVRVITGVQKIELVELKGFTVVPLFPNQPFIMEEIANTTKQISSLGMYKQLQQNMAIIPEAVQQIKDALEENQTDIVVADFIAAPAGIACQELAIPWITTIPTPFAMETRNGTPTYLGGWKKKNQRLFKLRDAVGRKIVRFFTRFVYFLVRTKLKDFNFQLYNEKGEEQIYSPYSILGLGMEELEWNVDFPEQFKWAGPCCASLESEQFVFEDTGEFEKKILLTIGTHLLWGKDFLIELAQTLSADYPNFHFILSMGNSQERHKKPTKVKGNITVYAYLPYTETIEKVDYVIHHGGAGILYNCIKFKKPALIIPHDYDQFDYAVRAEWAGIGIVAKKRKLNQIRKKFIDLIETAQWPELEKCQQDFKQYHPSQLLESEIQRILLTTE; encoded by the coding sequence ATGAAAGAATTCAAAAAAATCAAGATTGACTTAGTCGCCGTTCCATTTAGTGGGCATTTGTATCCATTGTTAGAACTGGCATCACCTTTTTTAGAAGATGAAAGATACGAAGTCCGAGTGATTACAGGTGTTCAAAAGATAGAGTTAGTTGAATTAAAAGGTTTTACTGTGGTTCCTTTGTTTCCAAATCAGCCTTTTATTATGGAAGAGATTGCGAATACAACGAAACAGATTAGTAGCTTAGGCATGTACAAACAGTTGCAACAAAATATGGCGATTATTCCTGAGGCAGTCCAGCAAATCAAGGATGCTCTAGAAGAAAATCAAACGGATATTGTCGTGGCTGATTTTATTGCGGCACCTGCAGGAATTGCTTGTCAGGAGCTAGCTATTCCGTGGATTACGACGATTCCAACACCATTTGCGATGGAGACTCGGAATGGGACACCGACTTATTTAGGTGGCTGGAAAAAGAAAAACCAGCGTTTGTTTAAACTACGAGATGCCGTTGGTCGAAAAATAGTCCGCTTTTTTACAAGATTTGTTTACTTCTTAGTTCGTACTAAATTAAAAGACTTTAATTTTCAATTATACAACGAGAAGGGGGAAGAACAAATCTATTCACCTTATTCAATCTTAGGGTTGGGAATGGAGGAGCTTGAATGGAATGTTGATTTTCCAGAGCAATTTAAATGGGCGGGACCATGCTGTGCCTCATTAGAATCAGAACAGTTTGTCTTTGAAGATACAGGTGAGTTTGAAAAAAAAATCTTACTTACGATTGGGACTCATTTGCTTTGGGGAAAAGATTTTTTAATTGAATTAGCTCAAACCTTAAGTGCAGACTATCCAAATTTTCACTTTATTCTTTCGATGGGAAACAGTCAAGAGCGGCATAAAAAGCCAACGAAAGTGAAGGGAAATATTACCGTCTATGCCTATCTGCCTTATACTGAAACGATTGAAAAAGTCGATTATGTGATTCATCATGGTGGAGCGGGAATTCTCTATAATTGTATAAAGTTTAAAAAGCCAGCGCTAATTATTCCCCATGATTATGATCAATTTGATTATGCAGTTAGAGCGGAATGGGCTGGTATTGGAATTGTTGCAAAAAAAAGAAAACTAAATCAGATTCGTAAAAAATTCATTGACTTAATTGAAACAGCTCAATGGCCTGAATTAGAAAAATGCCAACAAGACTTCAAACAATATCATCCGAGCCAATTATTGGAAAGTGAAATTCAACGAATCTTATTAACGACAGAATAA
- a CDS encoding MBL fold metallo-hydrolase, translated as MQKIIEKIEYFACGYCVNYKATLFKNTQKEKMIFPAGVFLFKHPKEGYILYDTGYSTQLYQKKLIYRLYCRINPTYITEEETIDQQLKKVGIEVDEIKIVILSHLHPDHIGAVKRFPNARILLSNDAYQSFVKPKLTDIIFSDFLPENFGDRVEIIQPNQLNEGFLYKETMDLFGDGSLLLASFDGHAKGQLCLYFPEYRLFIGADICWGIDLIPLTERIKWLPVRLQNNKKAYFESIALLKRIMADGIQVAVSHDPEERVRDILK; from the coding sequence ATGCAGAAGATTATCGAAAAAATTGAGTATTTTGCTTGCGGATATTGTGTTAACTATAAAGCGACACTATTTAAGAACACACAGAAAGAAAAAATGATTTTTCCAGCTGGTGTTTTTTTATTCAAACACCCTAAGGAAGGATATATCTTATATGATACAGGTTACTCCACTCAGCTTTATCAAAAAAAGTTGATTTATCGACTTTATTGCCGCATCAATCCCACTTATATTACAGAAGAGGAAACGATTGATCAACAATTAAAAAAAGTTGGTATTGAGGTAGATGAGATTAAAATAGTTATTTTATCTCATTTGCATCCAGATCATATTGGCGCAGTAAAAAGGTTTCCTAATGCTAGAATCCTCTTGTCTAATGATGCTTATCAAAGCTTCGTGAAACCTAAATTAACTGATATTATCTTCTCTGATTTTCTACCAGAAAATTTTGGTGATAGAGTCGAAATTATCCAACCGAATCAGCTAAATGAAGGATTTCTGTATAAAGAGACGATGGATTTATTTGGTGATGGGAGTTTATTGCTAGCCTCTTTTGATGGACATGCAAAAGGGCAACTTTGTTTGTATTTTCCAGAATATCGTTTGTTTATTGGAGCGGATATTTGTTGGGGGATTGATCTAATCCCATTGACAGAAAGAATTAAATGGCTTCCGGTTCGTTTGCAAAATAATAAAAAAGCTTATTTTGAAAGTATTGCACTTTTAAAGCGCATCATGGCAGATGGCATTCAAGTCGCAGTGAGTCATGATCCTGAAGAAAGGGTAAGGGATATTCTAAAATGA
- a CDS encoding ABC transporter ATP-binding protein — MSLDVQNLSIKLGKKQIIQDLSLSMNTNQFVGIIGANGSGKSTLLKSIYKSLKPESGTIYYNKLDILDSSAKIVSQKLGVVSQFNELSFDLTVFQMVLLGRTPHKKLLESDTAEDLAIVERALAEMNLTTYRDESFLALSGGEKQRVILARALTQQPEFLILDEPTNHLDIRYQLELMERVKNLGIGVCAALHDLDLAVAYCDYLYAMKDGQIIAEGTPEKLFTESLVEELYGIKCSLFKNPLTNKLAFHYYV; from the coding sequence ATGAGTTTAGATGTTCAAAATTTAAGTATAAAGCTTGGCAAAAAGCAGATTATTCAAGATCTATCCCTCTCCATGAACACCAATCAATTTGTTGGGATTATTGGAGCCAATGGAAGCGGAAAATCGACCTTACTAAAATCAATTTATAAAAGTTTAAAGCCTGAATCAGGGACTATTTATTATAATAAATTAGATATTTTGGATTCTTCAGCAAAGATTGTTTCACAAAAATTGGGAGTTGTTAGTCAATTCAATGAGTTGAGTTTTGATTTAACCGTTTTTCAGATGGTGTTACTTGGTCGAACGCCACATAAAAAATTATTAGAATCGGATACAGCAGAAGATTTAGCCATTGTTGAACGAGCATTAGCTGAAATGAATTTAACGACATATCGGGATGAAAGTTTTTTAGCCTTATCAGGTGGCGAAAAGCAACGTGTAATTCTAGCTCGTGCGTTGACCCAACAACCAGAGTTTTTGATTCTTGATGAGCCAACCAATCATTTGGATATTCGGTATCAATTAGAATTAATGGAACGAGTGAAAAATCTTGGAATTGGTGTTTGTGCGGCATTGCACGATTTAGATTTGGCTGTTGCATATTGTGATTATCTGTATGCTATGAAAGATGGGCAAATTATTGCTGAAGGAACCCCTGAGAAGTTATTTACTGAAAGTTTAGTAGAGGAGCTTTATGGGATAAAATGTTCCCTATTTAAAAATCCACTAACAAATAAATTAGCGTTTCATTATTATGTATAA
- a CDS encoding SDR family NAD(P)-dependent oxidoreductase, translating to MKVRKKALVTGATSGIGKALAYQLAEEGYELILLSKTQESLFKLKHELTQKYTIACSIICLDLSNQSELKKWLEQEIELDVLVNCAGIGKIGDFQTLNLSEEEKIIQVNGIAPFLITKKFAQQFVQQDKGLIINICSTASFYPHPFLTVYGATKSFLFSYTLGLMEEVRRYSSNVRILAICPGPTKTPFFQKETRAKMAPDFLSQHFEMTPETVAKKIIQQFYLKKSYTIIGFQNKLTTRLIQVLPAFLKVRIVGRYIKKGL from the coding sequence GTGAAAGTGAGAAAAAAAGCTTTAGTTACTGGTGCAACTTCGGGGATAGGTAAGGCCTTGGCATATCAATTGGCTGAAGAGGGATATGAATTGATTTTGTTATCAAAAACACAGGAATCTTTATTCAAATTAAAACATGAACTAACTCAAAAATATACGATAGCTTGTTCAATTATTTGTTTAGATTTATCGAATCAATCAGAGCTGAAAAAATGGTTGGAACAGGAAATTGAACTAGATGTTCTTGTTAATTGTGCAGGTATTGGGAAAATAGGTGATTTTCAAACATTGAATTTGTCAGAAGAAGAAAAAATTATTCAAGTGAATGGAATAGCACCTTTTTTAATCACTAAAAAGTTTGCTCAACAATTTGTTCAGCAGGATAAAGGGTTAATTATTAATATCTGTTCTACAGCTTCTTTTTATCCTCATCCGTTTCTAACTGTATATGGTGCGACAAAGTCTTTTTTATTTAGCTATACATTAGGCTTAATGGAGGAGGTTAGACGGTATAGCAGCAATGTGAGAATACTTGCAATCTGTCCTGGTCCAACGAAAACACCTTTTTTTCAAAAAGAAACAAGAGCTAAAATGGCTCCTGATTTTTTATCACAACATTTTGAAATGACTCCTGAAACTGTAGCAAAGAAGATTATTCAACAATTTTATCTAAAAAAAAGCTATACAATTATTGGTTTTCAAAATAAATTAACCACTAGGCTGATTCAAGTCTTACCGGCTTTTTTGAAGGTAAGAATCGTAGGAAGATATATAAAGAAAGGGCTGTGA
- a CDS encoding glycosyltransferase, translating to MKQAEPIDEANYTIVQPILSGDIRLEKDLTSNLKNTREMHFIWLVDKSDLIAQETTARILVNAAYQKRVEILLVEDVSEQVNPKVYKLAQAVSMVNTKYLIVLDDDTVIDFTQFNEMSRYEKRKEEWIVTGIPYNHGQYNFWSKLVAAFVNSNSLLTYFTLAEIKQNHSINGMFYIVPTAIVRKYSIFEEIQYQLCDDLAIATYLSQKNVTIIQSSIFCNVRTTLTSGTQYLRLMKRWLLFATIYLKKNASIQLYLLLVIPTLFPFLLLACSFFLGFPYFLLTVSIFFLKAIILTFFRRRVTRKSEGLSEIIYEVLNECCLPLLYIYNLVTPPVILWRNKKIRVTGDRIHYE from the coding sequence ATGAAGCAAGCGGAGCCAATTGATGAAGCAAACTATACAATTGTTCAACCAATTTTGTCTGGAGATATCCGTTTAGAAAAAGATTTAACGAGTAATCTGAAGAATACTCGGGAAATGCACTTTATTTGGTTGGTCGATAAAAGTGATTTGATTGCTCAGGAAACGACAGCGAGAATTTTAGTCAATGCTGCCTATCAAAAACGAGTTGAGATTCTGCTGGTAGAGGATGTCTCAGAACAAGTAAATCCTAAGGTTTATAAGCTAGCTCAAGCAGTTTCTATGGTAAATACGAAGTACTTGATTGTTTTAGATGATGATACAGTGATTGATTTTACTCAATTTAATGAAATGAGTAGGTATGAAAAAAGAAAAGAAGAATGGATTGTTACTGGAATTCCGTATAATCATGGACAGTATAACTTCTGGTCTAAATTAGTAGCGGCTTTTGTTAATAGCAATTCGTTACTGACCTATTTTACCTTAGCTGAAATCAAGCAGAATCACTCCATTAATGGCATGTTTTATATTGTTCCAACTGCAATTGTGCGGAAATATTCTATTTTTGAAGAAATTCAGTATCAATTATGTGATGATTTGGCAATTGCGACATATCTAAGTCAGAAAAACGTGACGATTATCCAAAGTAGTATTTTTTGTAATGTTCGTACAACCCTTACGAGTGGTACTCAGTATCTTCGTTTGATGAAGCGCTGGCTGTTATTCGCAACAATTTATCTGAAAAAAAATGCCTCTATTCAGTTGTATCTTCTCTTGGTTATTCCAACTTTATTTCCTTTTCTATTACTAGCGTGCAGCTTCTTTTTAGGATTTCCTTATTTTTTACTTACAGTAAGTATCTTCTTTTTAAAAGCTATTATTTTAACCTTTTTCCGAAGACGAGTTACTAGAAAATCTGAGGGATTGTCTGAAATAATCTATGAAGTTTTGAATGAGTGCTGTTTGCCACTTCTGTATATCTATAATCTCGTTACTCCGCCAGTCATTCTGTGGCGCAATAAAAAGATTCGTGTGACAGGTGATCGGATTCATTATGAGTAG
- a CDS encoding NAD-dependent epimerase/dehydratase family protein, whose product MKIFVTGATGFLGKYILEELAASGYEVVAFGRNATVGKQLISEKVTFIQGDFTNLSEIRAAAKGVDGIVHAGALSTVWGKWTDFYQINVVGTENILKVCEENQVKRLVFISSPSIYAGPKHQFDIREEEAPEKNELNNYIKSKLLAEAKIREKSQLNSVIIRPRGLFGIGDTSIIPRLLKVNKKIGMPLFDGGEQLVDVTCVENVAFAIRLGLESPQAVGNTYNITNGEPRPFKQILDQMLAEIGTPARYIRLNYSFMLLVASSLEASYDFFNSGKEPIFTKYTLFLLKYSQTLSIEKAKNELGYYPKLSLDEGIKKYAEDYRKN is encoded by the coding sequence ATGAAAATATTCGTAACAGGGGCAACAGGTTTTTTAGGGAAATACATTTTAGAAGAGTTAGCAGCTTCAGGGTATGAAGTAGTCGCTTTTGGACGCAATGCTACAGTAGGGAAACAATTAATTAGTGAGAAGGTCACCTTTATTCAAGGGGACTTTACGAACTTGTCTGAAATCAGAGCTGCTGCTAAAGGTGTTGATGGGATTGTTCATGCAGGAGCCTTGTCAACAGTCTGGGGGAAATGGACTGATTTTTATCAGATAAATGTTGTGGGAACGGAAAATATATTGAAAGTATGTGAAGAAAATCAGGTGAAGCGCCTTGTATTTATTTCTTCTCCAAGTATTTATGCAGGTCCGAAACATCAATTTGATATCAGAGAAGAAGAAGCACCGGAAAAAAATGAGCTGAATAATTATATTAAAAGTAAATTACTAGCAGAAGCTAAAATTCGTGAAAAAAGTCAGCTGAATAGTGTTATTATTCGACCGAGAGGCTTGTTTGGCATTGGGGATACGAGCATTATTCCCAGATTGTTAAAGGTGAATAAAAAAATAGGGATGCCTTTATTCGATGGCGGGGAACAATTAGTTGATGTTACCTGTGTTGAAAATGTTGCATTTGCCATTCGTTTAGGTCTGGAAAGTCCACAAGCAGTAGGAAATACGTATAATATTACTAACGGTGAACCAAGACCTTTTAAGCAAATATTGGATCAAATGTTAGCTGAAATTGGGACGCCTGCAAGATATATTCGCCTAAACTATTCATTTATGTTGTTGGTTGCAAGTAGCTTAGAAGCGAGCTACGATTTTTTTAATAGCGGAAAAGAACCAATCTTTACGAAATATACATTATTTTTATTAAAGTATAGTCAAACGTTAAGTATTGAAAAAGCTAAAAATGAGTTAGGGTATTATCCTAAGCTAAGCTTAGATGAAGGGATAAAAAAATATGCAGAAGATTATCGAAAAAATTGA
- a CDS encoding F390 synthetase-related protein has protein sequence MKKFKFMTTFIQTRWLRTFQTEQKVKAYQEKKIAEQMKYMKKHSPFFSRWNEVTLPTMDKNFMMTHFDELNTVGLKKEEALAIALMSEETREFEETIGDISVGLSSGTSGHRGLFVTSQTEQAIWAGTMLAKMLPEKQLLHHKLAFFLRADNNLYQTINSKVIQLTYFDMYQSMIQHILTLNEYQPSILIAPASVLVELGKAVEAGNLSINPIKVISVAEILEERDKTYLKKVFQQNVIHQVYQCTEGFLGCTCSHGTLHLNEDLVKIDREYLDDRRFYPIITDFTRTSQPIINYRLNDILVLSQERCPCGSAFQAIEKIEGRSDDIFVFKGKKQAEIRVFPDFIRRCILFVPNIREYQVIQRSPHQIEIHINDVTTEQREQMTTEFSKLAEDLEFEDPTLLFVPYGNEFNKKLKRISRIKLEEK, from the coding sequence ATGAAAAAATTTAAATTTATGACGACATTTATTCAAACGCGTTGGCTGAGAACGTTTCAAACGGAACAAAAAGTAAAGGCTTATCAAGAAAAAAAGATTGCAGAACAAATGAAGTACATGAAGAAACATTCACCTTTTTTTAGTCGATGGAATGAAGTTACGCTTCCAACCATGGATAAAAATTTTATGATGACCCATTTTGATGAACTGAATACAGTTGGGCTGAAAAAGGAAGAGGCGCTAGCAATTGCGCTGATGAGTGAAGAAACGCGAGAATTTGAAGAAACGATTGGGGATATTTCGGTAGGCTTATCTTCTGGAACTTCAGGACATCGTGGATTATTTGTTACGAGCCAAACCGAGCAGGCGATTTGGGCGGGAACGATGTTAGCTAAAATGCTTCCAGAAAAACAACTTCTTCATCATAAATTAGCTTTTTTTCTAAGAGCCGATAATAATTTGTATCAAACCATCAATTCTAAAGTGATTCAATTGACTTATTTTGACATGTATCAAAGTATGATCCAACACATTCTGACATTAAACGAGTATCAACCAAGTATTCTGATTGCCCCGGCTTCAGTTTTGGTGGAACTTGGGAAAGCAGTTGAAGCTGGAAATCTTTCCATCAATCCAATCAAAGTGATTTCAGTTGCTGAAATTTTAGAAGAGCGAGATAAAACGTATTTAAAAAAAGTTTTTCAACAAAATGTAATTCACCAAGTCTATCAATGTACCGAAGGCTTTTTAGGTTGTACGTGTAGCCATGGAACGCTTCATTTGAATGAAGATCTTGTTAAAATTGATCGGGAGTATTTAGATGATCGCCGATTTTATCCGATTATTACTGATTTTACCCGAACCTCTCAGCCAATTATAAACTATCGCTTAAACGATATCTTAGTGCTTTCTCAAGAACGTTGTCCTTGTGGTTCGGCTTTTCAAGCAATTGAAAAAATTGAAGGGCGCTCAGATGATATTTTTGTATTTAAAGGAAAAAAACAAGCTGAAATCCGGGTTTTCCCTGATTTTATTCGCAGATGTATCTTATTTGTTCCTAATATAAGAGAATATCAAGTCATTCAAAGGTCCCCGCATCAGATTGAGATTCATATTAATGATGTTACAACAGAACAGCGGGAACAGATGACAACTGAGTTTTCAAAATTAGCTGAAGATTTAGAATTTGAGGATCCGACCTTACTCTTTGTACCCTATGGAAATGAATTTAATAAAAAGTTAAAACGAATTAGCCGAATTAAATTGGAGGAAAAATAA
- a CDS encoding 3-oxoacyl-[acyl-carrier-protein] synthase III C-terminal domain-containing protein codes for MNQIEIKGYGTALPAESITLNDQTRYRVSGEETQLTLAVEACIAALAKAQLSIEDIDCIVSASAVPVQPIPCTAALIHERIAMGSDIPAVDINTTCTSFVTALDTFSYLIDAGRYEKVLIVSSEVGSLGLNPKQKESYELFSDGAAAFVLSKSSNSKKGVIYGMQRTWSEGAHATEIRGGLTNLLPRFYTEETHDEYLFDMKGKQILSLVIKKLPKMMEDFYAESQLSIDEVDFVIPHQASRAMPLIMKKINIPEHKFSNLLVDYGNMVSASIPFSLCKALDSGQVKENDVVVLIGTAAGMTTNILAIRL; via the coding sequence ATGAATCAGATCGAAATAAAAGGATATGGAACGGCTTTACCTGCGGAGTCAATTACGTTGAATGACCAAACGAGATATCGAGTAAGTGGAGAAGAAACACAGTTGACGTTGGCGGTTGAAGCTTGCATAGCTGCGCTAGCAAAAGCCCAGCTGTCTATTGAAGACATTGATTGTATTGTGTCAGCGAGTGCTGTACCAGTTCAACCAATTCCGTGTACGGCTGCATTGATTCATGAAAGAATTGCGATGGGATCCGATATTCCAGCAGTAGATATTAATACAACCTGTACAAGTTTTGTAACAGCTTTGGATACTTTTTCTTATCTTATTGACGCAGGACGTTATGAGAAGGTGTTGATTGTCTCTAGTGAAGTTGGTTCATTAGGCTTGAATCCTAAACAAAAAGAAAGCTATGAATTATTTAGTGATGGAGCAGCGGCGTTTGTATTATCAAAGAGTTCAAATAGTAAAAAGGGTGTTATTTATGGGATGCAACGAACTTGGTCTGAAGGAGCGCATGCTACTGAAATCCGTGGGGGATTAACTAATTTATTGCCTAGATTTTATACAGAAGAAACTCATGATGAGTATTTATTCGATATGAAAGGGAAGCAGATTTTGTCATTAGTGATTAAAAAATTGCCTAAAATGATGGAAGATTTTTATGCTGAAAGTCAGTTATCTATTGATGAAGTTGACTTTGTCATCCCGCATCAAGCGAGTCGGGCAATGCCATTAATTATGAAGAAAATAAACATTCCAGAACACAAGTTTTCTAATCTACTTGTTGATTATGGAAATATGGTGTCAGCTTCGATCCCATTTTCCTTGTGTAAAGCTTTAGATAGTGGACAGGTTAAAGAGAATGATGTCGTTGTTTTAATTGGAACGGCTGCGGGAATGACAACGAATATCTTGGCAATAAGGCTATAA
- a CDS encoding iron ABC transporter permease: protein MKKGLFSRNTLTIALIVIFLFSIIFSLGNGQADISLTDIFQILVFKVSNGLVGSLEGINQGGVNIIWFVRTPRVLMSIFVGLGLATSGVVMQAVVQNPLADPYILGISSGASLGATFAIMVGFGSASIFSQLNLSFTAFLGALLATFLVLGLSNIGGRMTSTKLVLSGTVINSILGAFSSLIVFLANNAEGMKSVTFWSMGSLASANWSKLPLVATISLLIFGFFATQFRVLNTMLLGEEAAMTLGISLGRYRRIYMVIAALLTALIVANSGMIGFVGLIIPHIARGIYGSDHKKLVPICGFLGALFLVWTDLLSRIILPNTDLPIGILTAIIGAPTFIYIIVKREYRFGG, encoded by the coding sequence ATCAAGAAAGGATTATTTTCTCGAAATACGCTTACTATAGCTTTGATTGTTATTTTTTTATTTTCAATTATTTTTTCATTAGGCAATGGGCAGGCAGATATTTCGTTAACGGATATTTTTCAGATTCTTGTTTTTAAAGTTTCAAATGGCTTGGTTGGAAGTCTGGAAGGTATTAATCAAGGTGGAGTCAATATTATTTGGTTTGTTCGTACGCCACGAGTTCTTATGTCTATTTTTGTTGGTTTGGGTTTGGCAACTAGTGGAGTTGTGATGCAGGCGGTTGTGCAAAATCCATTAGCTGATCCATATATATTAGGGATTTCGTCAGGTGCCTCTCTAGGTGCAACTTTTGCAATTATGGTTGGCTTCGGTTCAGCAAGTATTTTCTCACAACTGAATTTATCGTTTACAGCCTTTTTAGGCGCATTATTGGCGACTTTTTTAGTACTAGGTCTTTCTAACATTGGCGGCAGAATGACTTCGACGAAATTAGTTCTATCGGGAACAGTCATTAACTCTATTTTAGGTGCATTTTCTAGTCTAATTGTTTTTCTGGCGAATAATGCAGAAGGAATGAAAAGTGTTACCTTTTGGTCAATGGGAAGTTTAGCTTCAGCAAATTGGTCAAAATTACCACTAGTAGCTACGATTTCATTGCTTATTTTTGGCTTTTTTGCAACTCAGTTTCGCGTACTAAATACGATGTTGTTGGGGGAGGAAGCGGCAATGACATTGGGCATCTCACTAGGACGATATCGTCGGATTTATATGGTGATAGCGGCATTATTAACGGCTTTAATCGTAGCTAATTCTGGTATGATTGGCTTTGTTGGTTTGATTATTCCACATATTGCGCGGGGAATCTATGGTTCAGATCACAAAAAATTAGTCCCTATCTGTGGTTTTTTGGGAGCGTTATTTTTAGTTTGGACGGACTTACTCTCACGGATCATTCTACCGAATACAGATTTGCCAATTGGAATCTTAACAGCTATTATTGGGGCACCTACTTTTATTTATATTATTGTGAAACGTGAGTATCGATTTGGAGGGTGA